The following DNA comes from Pseudodesulfovibrio alkaliphilus.
CGGGCCGGGTCAGGCCCCAGGCCAAGAAACACGGCGTCCGGCCCTCCGGGCAGTACCTCGAACTGATCCGGCCCATCGGGCAGGGTCTGGGCATTGCCCAGTTCGTTGACGATGCGGACTCTGGCGGGACGTGGTACCATGCTGCGCTTGGCTTTTTCGGCGGATTCGGCTACCAATCGCTCCACGCCGGGCAAGGAGCGGTGCCATGAAACAATACCAGGACAAATACTTCAAACGGGCCAAAAAGGAAAACTACGCGGCCCGGTCCGTTTACAAGCTCAAGGAAATGGACAAGCGGTTCGGCCTCTTCAGGAAGGGACAGACCGTCCTTGACCTGGGCGCAGCCCCGGGCTCGTGGTCGCAATACGCCGGGGAACGGGTCGGCCCCCAGGGGCGGGTGCTGGCCGTGGACATCCAGGCAACCCGACACACCTTTGCCGACAACATCACCTTCCTCCAGGCCGATGTCTTTTCCGACGCGCCGGAACTGCTGGCGGCCATGGAGCCGCTGGCGCCCTTTGATCTTGTTATCAGCGACATGGCCCCCAAGACAACCGGAATCAAGTTCGCGGATCAGGCCAACAGCCTGGAGCTGTGCGAACGCGCCTTTGAGGTGGCGATCAGGCGGCTTAAACGCGGCGGCCACTTCGCGGTCAAGATTTTCGACGGTGCAGAAACCAAGGCGTATGCCGACTCCCTGCGGCCACATTTCGAAAAAGTGAAGTATTTCAAGCCGTACAGCTCGCGCTCCGAAAGCAAGGAGCTCTTTATCGTTGCGCTTGGCTTTGTCGGCACAGACGGATAGTATATTCGACCGTTTTGAACCCAATCTTTCTTTGCACATCCTTTGAGGAGGACATATGGCCGGACACAGCAAATGGGCGAACATCCAACATCGCAAGGGTCGCCAGGACGCCAAGAAGGCGAAATTCTTCACCAAGGCAGCCAAGGACATCATCCTGGCCGCCAAGGCGGGCGGCGGCAACCCCGAAGATAACTCCGCCCTGAGGCTGGCCATCCAGAAGGCCAAGCAGGTCAATCTGCCCAAGGACAAGATCGAAAACGCCATCAAGAAGGGCACTGGCGAGCTGGCGGGCGGCGATTATGCCGAGGTCGTGTACGAGGGGTATGGACCGGGCGGCGTGGCCATGCTCGTGGACGCGGCCACGGACAACCGCAACCGCACCGTGGCCGAGATCAGACACATCTTCAGCAAGCACGGCGGCAGCATGGCCGAGGCCGGAGCCGTGGCCTACCTGTTCAGCAAGAAGGGCGTCATTCTCTTTGACAAGGAGAAGTTCACCGAGGACCAGCTCATGGAAGTGGGCCTGGAGGCCGGGGCCGAGGACATCGTGGACGACGACGATTCCCTGGTGGTGCACACCGCGCCCGGCGACTTCATGGCCGTGCAACAGGCCTTTACCGACGCGGGCATGGAATACGAATCCGCCGAGGTGGGCCGTGTGCCCGAGACCCTCATCCCCGTGGACGTTCCTACCGGCCGCAAGACAATGAACCTCTTCGACGCCCTCGAGGACAACGACGACGTGCAGAAGGTCTACCTCAACGCCGATTTCCCGGACGAACTGTTCGAGGACGAGTAGGCGGGCGTGCGCCAGGGCAGCGTGGTGGTCATGGGGCTCGACCCCGGCTCGCGGGCCACGGGTTACGGCATCGTCCGCGAGTCCTCGGGCCAGGCCGAGCTGGTGGCCACCGGGGTCATCCGCACCCCGGCGGGAAAGGACATGGGCACGCGCCTTGGCGTCATCTACGCCCGGCTGGCCGAATTGATCACGGCCCACGGCCCGGCGGAGGCAGCCATCGAGAATGTTTTCGTGTCCAAGAATCCGTCCTCGGCCCTCAAGCTGGGCCAGGCCCGCGGCGCGGCCATGGCCGCCTGCGCCACCCACGGCCTGAGCGTGGCCGAATACGAGCCGAGCAAGGTCAAGAAGAACCTCGTGGGCGTGGGCGGTGCGCCCAAGGATCAGGTGGCCTTCATGGTTGCCCGCAGCCTGGGCATCAAGAAGCCGGACTGGCCCGAGGACGCCTCCGACGCTTTGGCCGTGGCCATCTGCCACCTCAACGAGCGGCGCATGCGCAGACTCATCGACGGCTGACCGCCCCGCTTTCGAAACAGGAGACAGGTTCGCCCGACGCTGGCCGGGTGAACCTTTTTTCCCGCAATGCGGGCGGGCGGCTACTGGCTGTTCTTGCCCTTGCCTGCTTCCGGGCCCTTGGCGGCGTCGGCCCCATTGCCCTTTGCGTTCACCGAGGGATGCACGCCGGTCTCGTTGGCAATGTCCCCCCATCCCATGCCTGACTCGCGCATGGCCCGGATCTCGGACGGCGAACGGCCGCTCCTTTCGGCGATGGCCCTGACCTGCGCCTCGTCGAGATTGTGCGCCGCGATCCCGAAGCGCTCCCTGGCCCGCTCAAGCTCCACGGCCGCTTCGGACTGCTGCCACCGGGTGCCGCGCCGGTTGACCTGCTCATACCGCTCCTTCGCCCTCCTGACCCGTTCCTCGGCCCGGTTCGCCTCCCGGACCACAGCCTCGCCCACCAGGGAGACGAGGTCGTCCCTGGACAAAGGGGCCGTATCCCGAGCCGCAACCAGTGTCGGCATGACCAGCGAGGCGGCCAGGGCCATGGTCAGCAGAAAGGTGTTCGGGCTGGTGTTCGCGGCGGCATGGTGCATGGCGGCTCCTTGTGTTGAATCTTCATATACACCCATCGCGCCGGAAAAGTCACTGTGAAGGCGCATCGCCACAGGGGTGAGCATTCCCTTTGAATGTCTTGCCGCGATGGGGTACACCATGGGCACGGAGGGGCCGCATGATCGGATATCTCAAGGGAACGGTATTGTCCGTGAGCGACAAGGGACTGGTGCTGCTCACTCCAGGCGGAGTGGGCTACGAGGTGGCCGCGCCCACCTCGGTGCTGGCCCGGCTGCCCGGCCGGGGAGGCGAGGCAGCGCTCTTTGTCCACACCCAGGTGGGCGAAAAGGCCATTGATCTTTTCGGCTTTCTCGAAAACGACGATCTCGACCTTTTCCGCACCCTCATCTCCATCGACAAACTCGGCCCCAAGAAGGCCCTTGCCATACTCTCCATGTTCGACGCCGGGCATCTGCGCGAGATCGCCTGGCGCGAGGACGCCGACACCCTGGCAACGGTGCCGGGCATCGGACCGAAATCCGCCAAGCAGATACTCTGGCACCTCAAGGACAAGGTGGACAAACTCGCCCCGGCCCACGCCCCGGCCAAGGGCGAAGGGCCACGCGTCGAAGGAGGACGGGGCGAGTACCTCGACGCCCTTGCGGGCCTCAAGGGGCTGGGGTATCAGGAGGATGAAGTGAGACCCATGCTGCTGGAAATCTTCGACGCTGAACCAGACCTCGACGCCGCCTCGGCCATCCGCACGGCGCTGAGGCGCATCGCGGCGGCCCGCTCATGAGCAAGAGCACACTCCCCGAAGAGAGCGTCCGGCCGCGCCGCCTGTCCGACTTCATCGGCCAGGACGAGCTGCGGGCCAACCTCGATGTCTTCATCCGCGCCGCCACCGAGCGCTCGCGGCCCCTTGACCACACCCTGTTCTACGGCAATCCCGGCCTGGGCAAGACCACCCTGGCCCGGATCATGGCCAGCGAACTGGGCGTGAACATGGTCACCACCTCCGGCCCGGTCATGGAGCGCTCGGGCGATCTGGCCGCCATCCTGACCAACCTTGACCGGGGCGACATTCTCTTCATCGACGAGATCCACCGCATGCCCCCCACCGTGGAAGAAGTGCTCTACCCGGCCATGGAGGATTTCCAGATCGACCTGATCATCGGGTCCGGGCCCGGGGCGCGCACGGTCAAGCTCGACCTTGAGCCCTTCACCCTGGTTGGCGCAACCACCCGGCTGGGGCTGCTCACCTCGCCCCTGCGCGACCGCTTCGGCTGCATCTTCCGCATCGAATTCTACTCGCCCGAGGAGCTGGGCCGGATTGTGGAACGGGCCGCAGCCATCATCGGGGTGCGGGTGGAACCGGACGGTGCGCTGGCCATCGGACGACGGGCCCGGGGCACCCCCCGCATCGCCAATCGGCTGCTGCGCCGCGTGCGTGACTACGCCCTGGTCCACGGCGACGGGACAGTCACCCGCGAGATCGCCGAATCCTCCCTGGACCGGCTGGAGGTGGACCAGCACGGACTTGACGCCATGGACCGCAAGATTCTCTCCCTCATGGTCGAGAACTTCAGCGGCGGGCCGGTGGGACTCAAGACCATCGCCGCCGCCTGCGCCGAAGAAGTGCGGACCATTGAGGACATCTACGAGCCCTACCTGATCCAGTGCGGATTCCTCAAACGCACCCCGCGTGGACGCGTGGCCACGGCCAAGGCCTACCGCCATCTCAAACTGCGCATGGACGAACGCCTGGAGCTGCTCTGACCGGCCCTGGCCGCGCATCCTGCACAAGCGGCCTTGCTCGGTCCGCGTTTTGTGGTATGATGGGGCCAACCAACCTATTCGGAGGATACGATCATGGAACGATGGGAATGTCCCTGCGGCTACATCTACGACCCTGCCGAGGGTGATCCTGAGAACAACGTGGCCATCGGCACCCGCTTCGAGGACCTGCCCGACGACTGGGTCTGCCCGCAATGCGGCGCGGAAAAGGAATACTTCGAAAAACTGTAGTCACCCCCGCACAAAAAGGCTTGCGCCGCGTCGAAAGAGGCGTATGGTGGAGCCAAGGACAAAGGACCGTTTCCAGGTAACGCCAAGCACAACCCTGATTCAGCGAATCGGCAGCGTTTTCAGGCAACACCCAACAAACCGACCTTTGGCAGAGGCGTTGTATCACGGCAACATCTCGACAACATTTCCAGGCAGCCCCCGCTTATGGCGGGGGCTTTTTCGTCTCCGCCCATCCCGCGGCGAGGGACGCTCCCGCCGAATCAACCATTGCGGTCGCGGCGAGCTTCTCCATCCTTCCACCCGGCCCTGGCCTCCTCCCGCGACTCTTCGCACCCGCAAGCCTGCTGCCCTTCCGCCAATGAAAGCGGCCATCATCTCTTCGCCGCCCTCGCCCATATATATTAGACAACCCCCGACAAATGCCGTAGAAGACGTTCCGGTACACCCGGCCGCCCGGCCGCGCCCTGCGGGGCGGGACTCGTCACCACAGACACGGAAAATATGAGCAAGATAGACAATATCCGCAATTTCAGCATCATTGCGCACATCGACCACGGCAAATCGACCCTGGCCGACCGCATTCTCGAATTGACGGGCATGATCAACGACCGCGCCAAGAAGGACCAGTACCTCGACAAGATGGAGCTGGAGCGCGAGCGCGGCATCACCATCAAGGCGCAGACCGTACGCATTCCCTACACTGCGCCCGACGGCGCGAAATACGTCCTCAACCTCATCGACACCCCCGGCCACGTGGACTTCAGCTACGAGGTCTCCCGCTC
Coding sequences within:
- a CDS encoding RlmE family RNA methyltransferase yields the protein MKQYQDKYFKRAKKENYAARSVYKLKEMDKRFGLFRKGQTVLDLGAAPGSWSQYAGERVGPQGRVLAVDIQATRHTFADNITFLQADVFSDAPELLAAMEPLAPFDLVISDMAPKTTGIKFADQANSLELCERAFEVAIRRLKRGGHFAVKIFDGAETKAYADSLRPHFEKVKYFKPYSSRSESKELFIVALGFVGTDG
- a CDS encoding YebC/PmpR family DNA-binding transcriptional regulator translates to MAGHSKWANIQHRKGRQDAKKAKFFTKAAKDIILAAKAGGGNPEDNSALRLAIQKAKQVNLPKDKIENAIKKGTGELAGGDYAEVVYEGYGPGGVAMLVDAATDNRNRTVAEIRHIFSKHGGSMAEAGAVAYLFSKKGVILFDKEKFTEDQLMEVGLEAGAEDIVDDDDSLVVHTAPGDFMAVQQAFTDAGMEYESAEVGRVPETLIPVDVPTGRKTMNLFDALEDNDDVQKVYLNADFPDELFEDE
- the ruvC gene encoding crossover junction endodeoxyribonuclease RuvC, with the protein product MGLDPGSRATGYGIVRESSGQAELVATGVIRTPAGKDMGTRLGVIYARLAELITAHGPAEAAIENVFVSKNPSSALKLGQARGAAMAACATHGLSVAEYEPSKVKKNLVGVGGAPKDQVAFMVARSLGIKKPDWPEDASDALAVAICHLNERRMRRLIDG
- the ruvA gene encoding Holliday junction branch migration protein RuvA, which produces MIGYLKGTVLSVSDKGLVLLTPGGVGYEVAAPTSVLARLPGRGGEAALFVHTQVGEKAIDLFGFLENDDLDLFRTLISIDKLGPKKALAILSMFDAGHLREIAWREDADTLATVPGIGPKSAKQILWHLKDKVDKLAPAHAPAKGEGPRVEGGRGEYLDALAGLKGLGYQEDEVRPMLLEIFDAEPDLDAASAIRTALRRIAAARS
- the ruvB gene encoding Holliday junction branch migration DNA helicase RuvB, with protein sequence MSKSTLPEESVRPRRLSDFIGQDELRANLDVFIRAATERSRPLDHTLFYGNPGLGKTTLARIMASELGVNMVTTSGPVMERSGDLAAILTNLDRGDILFIDEIHRMPPTVEEVLYPAMEDFQIDLIIGSGPGARTVKLDLEPFTLVGATTRLGLLTSPLRDRFGCIFRIEFYSPEELGRIVERAAAIIGVRVEPDGALAIGRRARGTPRIANRLLRRVRDYALVHGDGTVTREIAESSLDRLEVDQHGLDAMDRKILSLMVENFSGGPVGLKTIAAACAEEVRTIEDIYEPYLIQCGFLKRTPRGRVATAKAYRHLKLRMDERLELL
- a CDS encoding rubredoxin — translated: MERWECPCGYIYDPAEGDPENNVAIGTRFEDLPDDWVCPQCGAEKEYFEKL